The DNA region GAATTTGGTACGTCTAGTGTGCCGCCACAAGACTGCATTGTTTCTCTGCACTGTGTGCACCTTTGCTGTGGTCCTTGTCTTCTTGGCTAAATGTACCTCCGAAACCCTGAAGCAGGGTCATGCAGATCCACCGGGCTTAGCCCCCCGCGCCAGCGCTTCAGATCCAGAGCAGCATGACCGATCCGCCCCGTCCAAAGACGTGTCAGCATTCCTCGTAGTCCTCATAACAACAGGGCCCAAGTATACTGAGCGCAGGAGTATCATCCGGAGCACATGGCTGTCCAAGAGGGTCTCTGATGTTTTGGCCATGTTTGTAGTAGGAACTCTGGGGCTTTCCAACGAAGACCTTCAGAACCTCAATGTAGAACAAGGACGGCACAAAGATCTGCTCTTACTGCCTGACTTGAAAGATTCTTATGAGAACTTGACAATGAAGCTACTGCACATGTACTCCTGGTTGGACCACAATGTTGACTTCAAATTTGTGTTCAAAGCAGATGATGACACATTCGCTCGCTTGGACCTCCTTAAAGAGGAGCTGCGAGGGAAAGAGCCCACTCGCTTGTACTGGGGCTTCTTCTCGGGCCGAGGGCGAGTCAAGACAGCCGGGAAGTGGCGGGAAAGCTCTTGGGAGCTCTGTGACTATTACCTCCCGTACGCACTGGGCGGCGGCTACATCTTGTCATCTGACCTGGTACGATATGTGCATCTCAATGCAGGCTACTTAAAGATATGGCAGAGTGAAGACGTGTCTTTGGGTGCCTGGCTGGCTCCGGTGGATGTTCGGCGAACGCACGACCCGCGCTTTGACACAGAATATAAATCCCGCGGTTGCAACAATAAATACTTGGTGACACATAAGCAAAGTCTGGAGGACATGCTGGAAAAGCACCAGATGCTGCAGCGTGATGGCAGGCTGTGTAAGGAGGAAGTCAAGCTGCGACTCTCATACGTGTATGACTGGGGTGTGCCCCCCTCGCAGTGCTGCCAAAGGAAGGAGGGCATCCCTTAATTTATCTCTTTGTCACTTAGCTGAAGTCGATGTCCAATTCCTACTACTATAAAGTCTTTCCTCAGTTTTACACTACAAGCCCTATTGCAATTTGTGTTCTCCTCATATATTACCAAATACTTGGATTTGATCTGAGTGGATGAAAATGGAGAATATTTGTGGAAATGGAAACAAGCGTTTCCGATTTTGTGAGATTTGTTTGATCAAAGCACATAgtattttttatctttaaatgctattcttttttttaaggcatTTCCCTGTTTCTACAAATTATATTTTCCTTTATCTGGAAGTAGATCCTGGTTAAATCTGACCACCGTATTTCCTCACAAAGTGGCCTCGCTGTGCTGCTATTGATCCTTGggcatttaaataaacaaacaccacACTCCAGATTGATAGCTCCTTCCCTTCCTACAAATAACAGATGATAGTTAGATTTTAGAGTGGATTTATACTATGCTGGACAAACACAAGCAAGAATTTTCCAGAAAATAGCACGGCTACCCTTTAGTGAGTGATGTAGActtttatattaaatataataatgacattttaatttgatgttatttgtagaatttttaaaaatgttttatattgtaGAAATGCATTTCTACAAATAAAGGCACCCCAAACAAATCCCTCACAACTAATATACACTTGGTACTCTTGTTgtttagtaaaaataataattttaaaaacacccTTGCTCGCTATAATATGAGGAAATACGGTAGTGCTGAAAGACAGGGATTCACAGTAATGATTCAAATACTGTGGTAAGCAattatttgatatccttgatatgCAGCTTAAGGTCCACGTACTAGTACATTATTTTTCGTCACTTAgttggacaactttggcatacatGTTCATAATGAGGCAAAACTGACAACTGCATGCTACTAGTCAGTAGTCATGTTATAAAATTCTACTACCTACCAAGTTTTGCCTCCCCATTTAAGCTGTGTATCAAAGATAtcgaataaatacataaatggcTTTCAATAAAATTGCTCTGTTGTTGTCATCCCAATACTGCTCACGGCCAATAGGGGGCAgaatgtcatgttacaatgtctGGATTCCTCTGATTTGCTGTCAAGTGTCAACAAATGTCCTTATTTCTTTGGTATTTTAACAAAAGCATCCCTCAGCATTCATGCACAAATGCTAGGGGAGTTgcttttcagtttaaaaaaatattcaaagatCAGTTTTGCACAACTTGTGTTTCATATGGTGATATTTAGAATTGAAAATCAATTTTGGCCTTGAATAGAAGCCTTCAGCCTTGTGTATGTCGGTACTGTCAGCTGTGTTATAtattatctttattttcttCTGTTGAACCTCTTCCGAACATTTGTACACACTTTGAATTTAGGAGgttatattattaaattatgttttatgtcgtaaaataatgttttaaatttatatttattgttaatttattaTTGCTGTAAGCACACTAGTTGTTATATTGGCGGGCACAGTGAATTTGTATTTCCATAAGTCCACGATTAACGATATATAAGGTTTCCTGCACGTGGAATTGCACAGTGTGTGAAAGTGAAAACGGTTGAATGTGTTTTGTTCAGTAAGCCTTCGTGTTTCTTCATGAGATAACTCGCGTGTGTgtctgagtgtgagtgtgtgtgagatgaCAATGGACAGATCAAGTCAACATGTCTCTACAGTGCAGCAGTGTTCGAATGTTCTCAACAAGACCACAGCTTTGCCAGCAGGTCACCTTTCCTTGGTGATTTTTATCATCTATTCTGATGTTTTCCAAGTTGACCTCACCCTCACAAAACATCTTACTGTTACAGTAGAGTGGGTGACGAAGTGACAGATTTATTACTGTTTTgaacaagttttgtttttttaattctacaATGTCATCCACCCTGGATAAGTTATTAAAACTATGTGATACTGTTCATTGTACAATGTCATCCACCCtggtttaaattattaaaactatGTGATACGGTCTCATGTATTCGCTTTCAAGGTGGTTTATACATTTCCAGCATCAATTACCTGGTACAAGATGTTTTGCAAAAATGAATCAACCAGTTTTAGTAATatcaaaaaatgcattttatttgtataggtACAATTGTGCACTGTGAAGGTCACCTtagatacaataaaaatgatggAAGTCAGTTCATTAACAAAGGGAAATGTAGgtgtaaaaacatgttttaaaatatgtacaagGTAGAGCTCACACAGAATAGGTGACGCAAAAAGATTACAGGACATGTTTGAGCTAAATGTTTAGTAAAACGTTTTAAAATGAACATAAATTGTAGCAAAGGAAATCTGGAAACTTCCATTTGAATATAGAGGATGTATAAAATCAATGTTTGTGAATAACACAAGAAGATTGATTTATGGTGATATTTACTCGTTACTCATTGTTACTGTTACTCATTGTTACTGTAAAAGACAGCATCAAAGTGACCGCTACAATTGCTGAATAAGGCTGTGTATCCAATTACGTAGTTTtagtcacaaaaaaatgtgtgaagCAAAGTCATCATCAAAAGAGAACATGAGTCTGAGGGAAAGATGCAAATAAGAATCATTCAGACGAGGTAAATGTTGCTTAGATTGTTAAAAGGTTAAAATCAGATGTTTACATAcgttataaaaatatttttttctcactgaTATATATGCTTCTgactgaaaaaaagtaatgaaaatgtatcttaaaaaaataaatcctcatTATTctgcatttagcaaatagaagtATTAACagtaattttggtaatcctaattgacctaaaacagaaaaagtttagtctgatttgatgtcagacaaacaaaacaatactatgtacttttatatttgtatgtaaacttctggtttcaactgtatgtgTAAAGGAGGAGCAATATATGTTGCTCAGATTCATCGATTACTATTATCACAGTATTCGTTTCTTGTAAAAGTGGTTTTGAATCTATGctcatacagtcccctccaaaagttgGAATggcaaagtcaattcctttgtttttgctgtatatTGTAgagatttgggtttcagattaaAAGATGAATAGGGAGACAAAGGCTCctaatttcagtttttatttcatggtatttacatccagatgtgttaaacaactcaggacagagcaccttttgtttgagggcacccacttttcaagtgagcaaaagtattggaatggggtgtttgtagttgctcaggtgttgccttttagattgagccttgtttttggcttttggtttcacctgtgaaaactgcatttgctgttaagcaaacatgaaaaccagacAGCTGTCTCCGGGAGAAACGCAAACTATTTTGAAGccgagagaagagggaaaatcgatcagagctattgcacaaacattgggcatagccaatacaacaatatggaatgtcctgaaaaagaaagaaactactggtggactgagcaacagacatcgaacaggttagtcaagggtatcaacagcagttgatgacagctgtgagagctgtgaagaagcACCCAAAGAGAACAGtaagtgacatcactgccaacctccacagggcaggggtgaaggtatcacaatccagtgttcgaagaagacttagAGAGAAAAGTGGAAAgctttagactggccaagtcaatcaccagaccttaacccaagaGAGCATGctttttacctcctgaagaggagactgaagggagaaccacaccagaaacaaacaagaacagaaagaggctgcagttaaggcctggaaaagcattttaaataaagaatgcaacagtctggtgaagtcaaggggtcgcaggcttgatgcaattattgcaagtaagcgttatgccaccaaatattaatttattcactttaagttaatttcaatacatttgctcacttgcaaagtgggtggcttcaaacaaaaggtgctctttccagagttgttgaacacatcgagatgtaaatatgaaataaaatctggaattctgaaattttgtctcatattcatgttttgatctgaaacgcaaatgtcttcagtatacaacaaaaacaaag from Phycodurus eques isolate BA_2022a chromosome 10, UOR_Pequ_1.1, whole genome shotgun sequence includes:
- the b3galt6 gene encoding beta-1,3-galactosyltransferase 6, which produces MNLVRLVCRHKTALFLCTVCTFAVVLVFLAKCTSETLKQGHADPPGLAPRASASDPEQHDRSAPSKDVSAFLVVLITTGPKYTERRSIIRSTWLSKRVSDVLAMFVVGTLGLSNEDLQNLNVEQGRHKDLLLLPDLKDSYENLTMKLLHMYSWLDHNVDFKFVFKADDDTFARLDLLKEELRGKEPTRLYWGFFSGRGRVKTAGKWRESSWELCDYYLPYALGGGYILSSDLVRYVHLNAGYLKIWQSEDVSLGAWLAPVDVRRTHDPRFDTEYKSRGCNNKYLVTHKQSLEDMLEKHQMLQRDGRLCKEEVKLRLSYVYDWGVPPSQCCQRKEGIP